The following nucleotide sequence is from Hirundo rustica isolate bHirRus1 chromosome 15, bHirRus1.pri.v3, whole genome shotgun sequence.
TGCAGCAGTTTCAATTGTTAGCAGAAAGGACCAAAAATGCTCCATGAAATGCTTCAAGTTGTGCACTGCCAGTGGAATTGACTCGGCACTGACAGTTTACACAAGAAACAATCAAGACTTGCCACAAAAATCTGCCAGATGTGAGCTTTCAAAGTGAGGGAATTGAGGAAAGGTTAATGGCattcccaagggctggagccTGAGTGCTGGCAGCACAGGTTGTCACAGGATGTGACAGGGACACTGTGACCATCCAAAGGCTCTgctgtgtgacagggacactgggaccATCCACAGGTTGTCACAGGAtgtgacagggacactgggaccATCCACAGGTTCTgctgtgtgacagggacactgggaccATCCACAGGTTCTgctgtgtgacagggacactgggaccATCCACAGGTTGTCACAGGATGTGACAGGAACACTGGGACCATCCACAGGTTCTgctgtgtgacagggacactgggaccATCCACAGGTTCTGCTGTGTGACAGGAACACTGGGACCATCCACAGGTTCTGCTGTGTGACAGGGGCACTGGGACCATCCACAGGTTCTgctgtgtgacagggacactgggaccATCCACAGGTTCTgctgtgtgacagggacactgggaccATCCACAGGTTCTgctgtgtgacagggacacTGTGACCATCCACAGGTTCTgctgtgtgacagggacacTGTGACCATCCACAGGTTCTGCTGTGTGACAGAGACACTGGGACCATCCACAGGTTCTGCTGTGTGACAGGGGCACTGGGACCATCCACAGGTTCTgctgtgtgacagggacacTGTGACCATCCACAGGTTCTgctgtgtgacagggacactgggaccATCCAAAGGCTCTGCTGTGTGACAGTGACCATCCAAAGGTTCTGCTGTGCTCCCAAACAGGCACCTGGCCCTACGAAAGCAGAAGGCACAGACCCCGTGGCTTTTTATTATCAGACCCTACACAGCACTGAGGAATCTCCAACAGGTGCTCCCATCTCAACAGGCCCGATTGTCTTCCCCTGCTGAGCTCAAAATACACAAACAaactccagctgtgcctccccTCCCACTTCCATCAGTGCTacagccccaggcagccccgGGAATGCCACAGGGGAACGAGTTCCAGGTTTCACACAGGTTAATGTGTCACCAGCCTGAGCTCCTGCACACACTCAGGAAGAATTATTCCAACCAGGACTGGAGGAGTGGGAGATACCTAAAGGATACAGACTGAGATTTCATGGCATGACAGCTGCACTTCCATACAGTCCATGCAGTCCACAGAAAAAGGGCTTAATCAAGAAAAACATCAATTCGGACACTCGCTGAAAAGATGAAAGCCATAAAGAACAGTATAACAAGTCAAGTTTTAATAGATTTATAAAATTCATATATACAAAACAGTAAACTAAGTCACCAAAGCtataaaatacactttttacACATCACAATATAATTTTATCTAGTACACAGTTTTCATAAGTTGGAACTATTACAGCAAGTAGCTGCTTCTATCACGGATGCTGTTTTGGTGCTAGAAAGACACTTATGTGAGCAGTCTGGGACTGTGCTTTTACTTTATGCATTTTCCACCTTTTTTGAGTCTTGTCACTGTTTTTAAAGTACTTTCCTGTGAATTGTTAAGAAAATTAAGGCTAAACTCAGGGCTTTCTTGCCCAATGTAGtgaattgatttaaaaaaagactgataTTGCATAGTATGTGTGTTAATGCATAGGCACCAGAGAGCAAGTACATTGCAGAATAAAAGATTACATCACTTGGCTTCCTAAGCTATGTTGGTTGTGTCACAGATAACCTGGTGTTTTGTCAGTTTGCTTTTGTACATTTTGAttccacaaacaaaacaactcctCACTAGAGCAAgaaacaccagcactgctgttcAGTGGAGTCTCCAGAAACACTTTTCAATCTGTTATCATCAATTCAAGGCCATGCCACATCTCAGACAACACAGCCTGGAGGAACACTCCCTATCCTACAGAGGGTTAATGGCCTCAATGCAAACAGGACTCTGAACACACCTCTCCAAACCTAAGCCCACCAATCACCTTCCCAACAGATCCTTTCTCCTCCACATCCCCCCCGCTCCCTGCGATCTCCTCTCAGCCTTCGTGCCCAACCTTTGTACCCAGAGATCTCCTTCTGCACAAGAGATCAATGGCAACAGCAGAGAAGTTGTGCTACTCAAAACCTGTCACGTCCCTCAAAAGATGCTCTCTCAGGTCCtacttaataaaaaatgttgCTCTCCACCAGCTGCAGTTTTTATTCAAAGAATGGAAACAGCCTCTTACCTTCTCATGCTCTGGTATCTTGAAGAAAGTTTAAGCAGCTGTCAGGAAGGAGTAGGACGCACTGTCTGGCCAGAGATCTGCATACTGGATTTTGTCAGAATTGAGTTTTAGCACCCAGTGATGAACAGATGAAGAGAGGTTTTACAATGGCAGGGCCAGCCTTGCCAGCCTGCTGCTCTTAATTCACAGCCAAAGGCTCTCTGGAGTCACTCAAAGCTTTTGGGTCAGTGCAGATGGCATTTCACTTCAACAGCCCTCAAGCACCATCAGCTTTTGGGATCTGTTTAGAAACTagctcccctctcctgctcccctccaACATACTTTGgctctttatctttttttttcttttttttttttttttttaccagaatACCCACCCTGGAGGTCagtgctgctcctttcccaccCTCTGACTACTCTCACACCAGACAGAAGATCCGACCTTCGGTCACAGGccaagagctgggctgggacagctcctcAGGCCAGGCACAGAACCACCAGCACTGACAATCTAGAACCTCCACACTCCCCACCCAGTAAGAACACAAGCATATCAACACACAGACAAACTTCAACACCGCTTTCCAAATGCCATTAGAAAGATAAAAACGTCAAGGATCGAGCTGAACCGCCCAAGCACCGAGATGAGCAAAGAGGCAGCGTCACCTGGCTAGCAGAGAGGCAGTTTCAGCTCCAAATCTCCTGGCTTTACTCATTTCCATCTATGTAAAAAAAGATTAGTGTTAAAAGAAAGAAGTGCCCACGtcacagcacaaagcagagaTCACCCCAGCTAATTACAAAACAGGTATTATTAAAAAGCACTAGGTCTTGCATTACCAATTATTCCTCACTAGGCTAGACAGTCCTCAGCTAGAACTGTGTGGAGTCAGCATTAACTCAGGCCAGGTCTTCCTGATCCATAATGGATGCTCCCTAAAAAAGCCGTTAAAAGCTCATTTACAAGAGTAGGCACAGATGTTTAATAGTTGCTACTGAAACACCCCACCCACCACTTTGTGTTACAGAATTACAGAGCATGAGGTAAAGAGTTGGCAGTGCTCTATTAAACCCCTGACTACGCCACGTGATTTTGTACTAGAAAGAGAATATAGAAAAGAGGCTACTGCTAAACTTCACAGCTCCCATCATGAGATCAGTGTTTGGTTTACATGACAAGCTGCGCTCTGTGGAGGTGTTGCATATCACGTTTGTCTCTCAAGCTGGCGTGCATCAAATCACCCATCAATCCAGCAAGGTACTCCTGAAAATCTGATGACAGAAGCCAAGCTAAGGCAGGTGCCAAAACTCACTGCTTGGAAATCAGAGGGGCTTTTTAGAGAAATCTTCTAGGTCCATGcacagaaggatttttcccccccccagaAATAAAGAAGTACACACATAGAAAAGACTCTAAAACATAAGTTAATATAAGTTAAAACATACTTAATACAAAGACAACCATCTAAAGGCAGCAGAGgacctttttttccaaaatgctgtTCTGTAGAAGGCAGCTGTCTGTCACTAAAGAAAGCTGCTGGTTTCTTCAGTGGTACCACGTCCGTTCTTTTAACTGCTttcattccacatttctctgcaGATCACAGTGACCAGGACGGGTGAATTCCCAGAGGGAATGAGGCCATGGGGATGGGGGCAACGCACAGACAGGATGGGACACGCTCCAAATGCGCCACTTTTCACACCAAATGCCACTTCACTGTCCTAGGGGAATTATATTTCTGTCTCCAGTGCCATGTACCAGTGAGCTCCTCCTAGTCCATTTCCCTAGGGTTTATTTGCCATTaccttctctcccctgcccgcagTTCAGCCTTGCCTGCCTCAGAAGGCCTGGGAATGGTCATCCTCAGGAGCTTCATTCTTGTAACATGCCTAGTTCTAGGTTTTACacagcagcaattaaaaaaactaAATATGTTATCAAGTTAATCAGTCAAATAATCTAGGCTGCCATATTAAATAAGATTCATTCCTTGCATGAAACTGAAAGCATCTTTGAGTTGTAAAGACCCAGTGGCCAGTAATTTCAGCTCCTTAACCACCATTAGTTATTTTCAACATTAAGAACTATTTCATTCCTTCAAAGTGACAAGTGCCCATTGAATATGTCACTTGCAGAAAAGCACTCCTCCTTTTTAACTCCACCAAGTCACCTTGCAGTGCATCTCAGGACTGCAATCTGCAGTGGTCCCGACACTCTCTATCAGCTCAACACTTGTTTTGAGGACAGCAAACACCAAGTAGTGTTGGATAAATGACTCCCATTTAGTCTTTCTGCTTAGGCTCCAGGATTACGTAAGTCTCTGCCCCAAGCACAGGCTGCAAGAGTTTCCTCTCTTTGTCCTCGGGAGAGACAACCCCTCTGCAACATTCTGTCACTGACCCCGGGTGTCAGAGGAGGGACagcaaaaagctgcttttttctcttttttttttttttttaaagtacttgtTCAAGGTCTCCATCTGATGATCATCCTGCCTGTGACCCATTTCCTGACCAGCCAAATGAACAATAAGCCTATAAAactaacaacaaaaaagagatgTTCTCTCCAGCTGTGTTTACCTGCAAAGTTCTCCAGGATGTCacttaaaataaagttttctatTTGTTTCTGGTGAAAGGACTAAGCAACCAACCAGGCCTGTCCCAAGATGTGTGAGCACCCTCACCTACCTAAGCCCTGCTTTAGTAATTCACTGATTTACCATAACATGATTTTCTGGCCTTATTATACTCCAACTTACCTtgaataaaaaaccccaagcccccCCCCTTCAAGCTGTGGCAAGAAGAGTAATTTGCAGAGGAAACTGACACTTAAAAAAGACCCCCACCTCCTTCTTACCCACAGGCCAGCTCCTCTGCAAACTTGGGTAGTGCTTGACTTTCTCAAGGAGGGCTCCTGGTGTGATCCATCACCATCCAAACCTGACAGAACTCTGACCCACAGAGCCAAACCACCGCTtttcacctgcagctgcagccccgtTTCATCAATTACAACGAGAAAGGCAATAATTGGACCCAAGGTGGGCAAACTGGCTCCCTAAAACTGACTTAGTGTGCAAAACTGGCATAtcatacaaaaaaaccaaaaagcagcCTGAGAGCTCTGTGTGAGATCTCTCACgctgtttcttttccaggtgCAGATTTTAAGTTAGTTAAAATATAAGTTGCATCATCAGCTCTGTTGAGGGTAAATCCATAAGGTGACTAAGGATACAAAACCATGGATGAGTGtcaggagaaaaacagaacaggaaaTTCCATGCTATGCCTCCCAGGTAAAACTACAGTAGATTCAGACACCAAACTGAGGTaatttttgagaagaaaatacagttgAAAGGGAATGTTTAACTAATTTGAGAAAACAAGCATAATATTAACTCATCTGGAAAATTCAGTGAAAGAATAAAGCTCACAGCAAACTAAGAACTAAAGTCAAGTCAACCTAGAAGTCAGGTGAGCCCACAACTGCCTCCTCTTTCCCAGTGTCTTGTGTGAAGTGAAAACCACTACCAAGAACTCAGAAAACATCTGAAAGCTTTGAAAGCAGCCTCAGTCTTCAGCCAAACAAAAGGGCTCAGAGAAACCAACCTTATGTGATGAGCAAGCTTGTTTGCATCACTCCGTGGTGAAACATTCTCCTTTTCAAATGTAATAATCTTGAGATTTTTCCCTCGTCTGAGTATTAGTCACATAACCTTCTTCCCCTTCAAGGCTAAAaactaataaatatttaaaagacagaGTTGGTCCTGGCAAAATAAGACTTGTTACAAGGAAGCTAATTCCTGTTTAAGTTTGCTGAAATTTAAGTCAGATTTTCCCATCTGCAACTTCTCAGTCACTTCTTACCTCGATTCTGaaacagccacagcttttccacTCTGGAGCCTGCACAAAGAAAGCCAGGAGGCTGTGACATCAGGAAACTACACAAAAATACTGATATGAACATCTGCAAGCTTCAGAGGGGAAGAAAGATTCCAGATTTTATCCAAATTAACATGAAAGGACAACGGAACAGGACTTTTCTTTGACCACATTTCCCATGGGATTACCAGCTGAAGTAAAACTTTGCTTGTTTTGACATGCCATTACAGGCTCAAAGGGGATAAGAACTCCAGGGAATCTGCTGACTTTTTACGGGTACAAACAGCCCTTCAGGTTTTATTCTTGGATAAAAACTATGACAAAAATTGCACAGTAAACTATGTTTGAGTTACCTAAAGGATAGCACTACAATATCTTCAGTTTGTCCACGTACCCCACTGCAGTAGAGAAGATTCAATGTCTGTACACAGAAAAGGCACCCGGCAGAGACTGAGAGCACAAGGAAATTCGGAGTTCACATCCAAATTATTCGCAGCCTCTTGGCATTTTACACCCAAGCCACTGCCCAAAAGGGGCACCTCCAAACCTGACTGTGCTCTGAGCTCCACGTGCATCACTGTAGGCTAAAGATCCCATTAAGACACAGATTAAAGGCTAATTTTACAGCAAGGTCTTGCTGTCCAAGTACATCAGTGCAGCTGGGATCTCCAGGGCGTTCAGCTTTCCTAGGTCAGCTGTTGGGAACCAAccaagcagctgctgtgctaCCAAAACCTTTGCCTAAAGAGCTGAATCAGCTTCCAAGCTTTTGAGTACAGCCGAAGCCCTGCCACGTGAGATGCTGAACCTTCACAAAGGCTGCCCAGTGTGGGTGTGAGGCCGGTGCTGGCTGCCCATGGAGCACACCTCTCTCGAGCACCCACTGTGCAGGTACATGGCTGGGcgctccagcacaggctgctgcacCAAGGAAATCGGTTTTCCCATGATGTAACACTCTCCACGCATAGTGCAAAATAAACCCTTCTCCGTATCAGCGAGGCCTTGAGTCCCCATCCCATTTACTCCAACGCGAGTTTCCTTACACAGTTTTAGACTTCTGCCTCGGGAGACTCACGCAAAACCTTCAGGCAAGAGCTGTGCATCCACCTCGGGAGGTGGATTCCAGACCCTCGGCAAAgctgaacacacacacaagacCTGGTTATATTCCTAAGGGTTAAGAATGGAGCTTCCATTAACATTCTCCAATACAGCTGCCAATCTCATCACGTTTAGATTAGTTTGATCGATTCAGCACCTCCAAACtacaaaaaaaggcagtttgtACAATTAGTGTCTCTGAAAAATGAGCATTCATTTGAAACGTGTCTTCCATCCATGGTTTGCCAGAGATTTCTGTTCTCGAAGAAGGCAGACGGTGGCTGTGTCATTCAGCGTTCCAAACTCGGTACAGAACCTACCATGGCCAGGTTTCAGTAGTGTTTTAGTCCAAATGATTCAGTAGCTAACATCAACATGACTCCTCCGGCCTATAGCTCCTCTGTTTGGACTGGCTAGTGAACAGCATTCCTGAGCCAAGGAATTCGCATGGGTCCTACGCCGCATGCAAGGGCCataaagaaaggataaaaactTCGATCGAAACCCTCGGGGCGAAACTTCAACGGAGCAGGGGGCTGCTCTCCTTCACTGCAGCATGATGTCCTTGAGGTTCTCCTGCAGGATGGTGTCCTTGACGGCGTGGAACACGAAGCGGATGTTCTCCGTGTCGATGGCCGTGGTGAAGTGGTGGAAGAGGGGCTTGCTGCGGTTCCGCCTCTTCCTGTCGAAGCACTGCACCAGGTAACGCTGCACGTCCTCCAGACGGTGAGGGTCGCCCTTGAAGTCCGAGAAATACTTCTTAATGCTGACAGTCTTTACCTTCTCCACCAGAAGATCCATCTTGTTGAGGAATAGGATAATGGAAACGTTAAAGAAAAGCTTGTTATTGACTATTGTCTCAAAGATGTTCATGGACTCCACGAGTCTGTTTGTGCGCCTGTCTTCCATGAGGACCTGGTCGTATTCGCTGGAGGAGACCATGAACAAAATTGAAGTTATTCCATCAAAGCACTGGAACCATTTTTGACGCTGAGATCTCTGTCCCCCTACATCCACCATcttgaaaggaatttttttaatgatgaaatCATGCTCTACTATCCCCTTCGTGGCTTTTCTGGCCAGCAAAATATCTTGTTTGCTGGGGAAATAGTTCTGtaaaagagaggagagaagtGTCAAAAAAGGTCCTTCAAAAATTTGGCTAATGCCTGAATACTGAAGGGATGGGTAAAAtcaccaggagctgcttttaaatttaaaaattactagaaGAATGAATACCCAACAGGCCTGTCGACCGTTTAGCTCAACACTGGTAAACAGGTACAGAAGATCCTGAGACACatgagaacaaaaataaaggacTAATTCACTCCTTCACACGATCATCCTCGTTTAAGGTTGAagtgtattttttcattatgaaattCTTAGCTGCAATGTTACTGCCACTTAGGGAGTGTTCAACAAAGCAGATCAAATCATCACCGACAAGTTTGGGTTTTCTTAAATCTAGCTTTTCCACAGTTCATCACTCTTACAAGGACCATCTTGAGAGCTTTAGTGGAAATTCTTCCAGGTTCACACGCTATGACCAGCAAGTACAGCAACAGATTCTGCCACAAGCTGTGGCTCAATTTACCACTGGAGAGAAACTTGTTCTTTAGAATCTTATCACTGTTGCATTTTAGGAAAAtcatcttccttctttctcctccaAGTCTCCTGACAGATGTTTTCATTACAGATTTTGAATCCTACAGGTGCTAGGaatggttttgattttgctAAGGTTTCCATTCTGCTACCTTAAGTAGCACCAGCCATCAGAACATCAGGAAAAGATCCAGAGACTGCATAGAAGGGCTGATAAAATATGTGCACAAATACAACTTCCATTTGTTGTCTGTCAAGAAACATTAAACAAATGCTaaatttcagtttcagaaagCTGGAGTTTACTGTTTCTAGAGAAAgaacactgaaattatttaataaaccaaccaaaccccatGAATCACAGCACACTCAGGCTCTCCTTGTCTCTTGGAGCTCTCTGGTTCAGAAGGAGAAGGTTTCTTACCAGCTGACCGATCCGATCCAGGTTATCCAGGAAGTATTTCACCGATTCACCCTGGGGAAAAGCAAAGACATGGGAACTGAGCTTGTTTCTAGGACAGCAAATCCTACAGAACCCAAGTCCTTCTTCCCAACATGCACTGAGGTCTAACTGAGCAACATCACCAGGTCTGGAAAAATCTAAGTTGAGAAGAGATTTGAACAAATGCTCAGAACTATCCAGTAAATCTCCACAATAAGAGTGTTATTAATGTCAGTTCTTCGACTTAAAGaacttggctttttttcccccttgtaaGATAAGTGCAGTTAATTGACATTGAGTGGGagtgaaaaatgaaacacatttaTAAGAAACCAgtgtattttgtttaaaattcatAACAGTGAACAAAAGCATATCCTAGACTGGCTGGCATTTCTTTAGAAAAGTGCAAGATTGAATTCCCCCACCATTTATGATGATTTAAGCTAGACTCGCTTGtcacaaacaaatgaacaaaggAACATTTTCAAGGACTTGGTCTTCTATAGATAGCTTCCCTTCTGGGTACCTTCTGGGCTTTTAATAATAGATTTGCTCATCTTGTACAAAATCCTTTAGCAGTTAcattgagaagaaaatagacgaatgtttacaggaaaaattcatTCTTGTATGAAATTTACTCCTGTGTTAGGAGGATGTCTTTTATCAAACCAGCTCGCCTGTGTGTCCCACTCAAATCAAGGCTCCCTTTGCATTAAGTGGGGACAAGAAGCCCTGCACAGACTTTAAAAGAAGTAACAAAACTGTTTCCATACAGATGCAGGCTACTCTGGAGTGAAACTCTCCCAAAAATACTTCCCTTCATGAAAAAGTAATTCAGTAAATCTTCTTTATTGTTCAGGATGTGTCTTGTAGTTGCAGCCATGTCATGAGAATGATAAAGTGGAAAATCCGTTGTCTTTTTGAGATTTTAGGCAGGAAAAACCATTCTTTatcacagagcagggctgtcagTCCTGACCAAAGGACAGGAGGTGCCGTCACCAAGTCACTAACTCAAAATGGAACTTTCTCCTAGTACTACCCTGGACTCCAGCTGCAATATAAATTATCAAACCTCACATCCTCCTCTACACTACAGGCATGAGACAGCAGAACAGAATTATTGCCCCCAGCACAACTCTAAACAGATGAATACAACAGCTCATTGTGAGGAATCAGACTGGAGATCAGAGGATTCAGTGTTGGACAAGTACACGCTCCAGCATCAGGCACACACAAAAGGACCTGGAGCTCATTATTTCCTAACGTTCAAAACTGGAAGTGTCTTTTCATAAAGGAGAGAGAACACATGGATTTGCAAAAGACACCATGTATCAACAAAAGATTTACAATGGATTGCtagcagaaaaaacccacctaTTTTTctggggggtggggtgggggagaggggaagttTCCAAAGAACAATTGCTCTAAGAGCTTCCTTACAATCATGAATTTTCATAAGGTGAAAgtaatttcctgtattttttggCACTCTGTGGATCAGAAGAGATATCACAGACTGCATGAATAAGAGAAAAGGGCTTCCTGTACAGCATTAGTCATGTCCAGGAGATGGGAGAGCCCAGAAAGAAAAGATCACTGAAGctacaaaaaaccccttctcTATCTGTTGTGCTCCTTCCCACACAGCGCCTTCAGACGTGCAAAAATACTGCAAAGGGGCCATCTCTGATGGAGATTCTTCCAATTTTCTACCCAGCTGCTGTAAGAGTCCCTGCCTGTCAGTGCACCCTCCCACCAGAGCAGGGAACAGCCGTGTGCCTGTGAAATGCAGGGACACACAGGCAGGATCACCCAATTTACAGCTTCTGCCTCCCCTAATTCCCACCCCACACATCCATCACTCTGACGTTCTGCACGCTCACGGGGAggtaagaaaataaactgatggatggaaaaaaaattacacgtTCATTTCTGCAGCGATTTAGGGAAAACAGACTTCTCTAGATTCTTACCCGGCTCTTATTAACGTCGCAATTAAGGCACGTAATTTGTTCAGGGAAATTTGGAAGCAGCAATGGCAAAGCACTGGGAGAGCTGGGTAACCGGGTCAGGTGGCTGGAACAGGTGTGAGCACCATATGCATGTTCTGACAGATctgaaaaatctgaatattCTCTTCTAGCACAGAATCCAAAGCCATCCAGTACTTCAGTCAAAATACCTGTTTCCAGCCCAAACAACAAATCCTCAACAAGCACCAGAGGGTTTGAAGtttaaaaaccctcaaaacatTAAAGCACACAAACatgaagggaggaaaaacacccaccaaaaaccTCCCAGAATAATAACCCCAAACCCAGGGGCGCACACACACTCAAAACCTCCTGCTTTAATGATTCCCCGATTAATGATTTCTGTATTAATTTCTATGGACGTGTGGACTCCAAAGGCTTCTGGAATAACCCTGCTCTACATCTTAGTCAGATTTACAGCAAACTGGGATGTTCTGGGAAGCACATTCACTtcccccagccagcagcacacacatGCACTGGGCATTAACCAACTTGATGAGTAACACGTAACGCATTAAATGAGGAAAACGTGGAAACTCCAGGTTTCACAACAGCTTGATATTAGTGTTTTTAATTAGAACAATTATGCTAACTGAACATTCCTTTCTAGACTCATTTTTCCTAGTCATTCAGAGAAAATAGCACTATTAATTAGACCTAGAAACCAAGTTTATTGAGTTTTATACCAAGCTGCATTTCATTGGATTTCTGAATTCCACTAATAAGTTATTATTTATGCAAAGCTGTCTCATGCTTTGGGTATtatacacacatacaaacaAATGGTTATGTATATAAACATATGTATCTAAAAACATACACACAGTTTCTGAATCAAAGCAGATTTTCCATTCAAAGCAAGTAATTATCAAAATAAAGTGTCAGCCACCCCTTTTgtcctgaattattttttttttctcttcaagacACTGGCCATAAAGAAGCTGTTTTGGCTTTTTCAGTGCAAATATTTAGTGTTTCTCCAGTATCCATCTGGCCCTTCAGCTCCATTCAAAGCTGGCTTAGCACTTCAAGTGCTCTCCTCCTCCAGATCTCAGCCAGTTATTTCAGGTCCATGACCATGACTTCCTACAAAAGTGTCAGCAAATATTTGCAATTGATTCATCAGAAACTAAAAGTATCTTCATGCAGATTAATGACTTCAATTTCGGTATTTTAATGGttctactggaaaaaaaagaggttatTTTAACATCACAATCTATTTTAAGCTATGCTTGCAAAGtagaaatgaaagctgaagttatttataatatatgtatatttatatccTCTATGTGTATTTATATTACGTTAACTACCTAAATATAATCACATCGTGGTGAGctcatttagaaaaaaaccccaaaaagatCCAGATTAGATCTTTTACAGGCTGATGCTGTAAGAAAAACTGCGGCAGCTCCAGCAACTTCCTCAGATCAATGACATTCATAGAAAGTTGTTGAGCTTCTGCCTTTCAGATCAAAAAAGACTCACATCTTGCACCGTCCTAATAGTACaccatttcctttaaaaatattataacaATATTCATAaatgatgcttttaaaatatgaaagacATTTCAATTTCAGTCAGCACAATACTGAGATAGGAAGTCCCGTTCTGTCACAGTCCCAGCAGAGTCTGCCAGCGGAGCATTTGCACACTgacatttcttatttatttttaactcgTGCCCTATCAGTACATTTCACATTGCAAAGTTACAACCCAGCTCTCTATTTTTATGGATTTTCATCCTCCTTGATAACAAATCAAGATGTTTCAGTGGTGTCTCCTGCACCCACACCCCGTGTTTTACAGGACAGCTCTGGGGGAGGGAACGGTGACCTCTGAGTTATGAATTTTCTGTAGCTCAGATGATGCTTTTTCAGagcctcagagcagagcagtggccATCGGTGTCCCACTCCTTGCTCCCCACACAAGAGTGACCACAAAGCTCGGGTGACTCATGGTGTCACTGCTgatctctccctcctctgcaaTCCAGAGCCTCTGAGTAAGAGCTCTGCCAAGTGGGACCAAGAGAAGGAGTAAGAGATGCTGTTCCCATTGTTCAGGAGGATGAGTCACGGCACATCTGGGAACTGGGGGAATCaagaaacacaaacagaagGCCTCAGATGAGCCCACGGTTCAGTATTGCTCttggattattatttttttttttttttttaattgttattctTTTAAACTGGCCTATCTGCAGTATAAAGTTTGGTGAAGCCAGAGAAAATAGTacaatttgtttaaaaactgactggtggaggagaaagggaggaaagttGAAATGTAAACATATACTCCTGCTTCCTGAAA
It contains:
- the GNA12 gene encoding guanine nucleotide-binding protein subunit alpha-12, yielding MSGVVRTLSRCLLPAEAAGRAGEQPRRDGKERSRDAEREARRRSREIDAMLARERRAVRRLVKILLLGAGESGKSTFLKQMRIIHGREFDQKALLEFRATIYENILKGCRVLVDARDKLGIPWQYTENEKHGMFLMAFENKAGMPIEPATFQLYVPALGALWRDSGIKEAFSRRSEYQLGESVKYFLDNLDRIGQLNYFPSKQDILLARKATKGIVEHDFIIKKIPFKMVDVGGQRSQRQKWFQCFDGITSILFMVSSSEYDQVLMEDRRTNRLVESMNIFETIVNNKLFFNVSIILFLNKMDLLVEKVKTVSIKKYFSDFKGDPHRLEDVQRYLVQCFDRKRRNRSKPLFHHFTTAIDTENIRFVFHAVKDTILQENLKDIMLQ